tttctgctactgcaaatattgacaacagggtaaacagccaggtggaaattcgatgagcgcgaATGTTCAAAAAATTTTTGTCAGCCCGGAAATCAAACCCAGTACCtactaattgccggtcaggaatgcttatcctaaaaccaaactgacaatctctggatagcagcacCCATTTTACAGGAAGCCATAGAAGCCAGACAGTCTACAgatagaaattactgagatattgcaattattcaaatgtattttccaTCTGTTCAAGAATAGTTTGTTGTATATTTTCTCAAGTAATGTTGTatgtttatttttgtagatACCCAAGATGGAGAAGACATTTCAGAAGAAGTTGACTTTGGCGCAGTGAAGAGTGAAGCAGAGATGTGGCCTTCTATCAGCGGCACTGCCAATGCAACAGAAGTGGGTGAACTGGATGCACATTCAATCTCTCCAGCGGAAAAGTGCACTGAGCCAACTGTGGCTGGCAAAGAGACCAAGCTCTACATCTGTGCCGACTGCAGCTATGAAACAACACGGATTGCTGCTTTGAAGAGCCACATTAGAACACACACTGGGGAAACACCATTTAGTTGTAACTTCTGTGACTACAAATGTGCTACTTTAGGTAATTTGAAGAGGCACATAAGAACACACACTGGTGAAAAACCATTTAGTTGCGATTTATGTGATTATAATTTTGTGACCACAAATCTGCTCAATCAGGTGATTTGAAGAGACATATCAGACTGAAACACACTGGGGAAAAAGCCTGTGAAGAAATAATTCTGAGATAAATGTTACTTGATGTGCTGATTCATGTACTTATAAGGCACATCATATTAGAAGGCAAACCGTTGaaatataattgtataataGTTCTATTGACATTGTTTTGTTTTGCAATTGAGATTTGTGTGATTGGTGTCAGATTCTCGTGCGCTTAATCATTTAGTGTAACTTAATTGAGTAAATTTCAATTCAGTACATTTTTCTGTACTGACGAGGATGACATGAAGGTTTAGCACTTAGCAGATTGAAACATCAATTGGGATTAATGAGTGCAATTTTATGCAAGTTGAGTCTATGTCTTTATCCATCTGCCAGATTTACTTTTCTCTCCTCATATTAACTTATCCAGAAATATTAATTTGCAGAAATCAAAGCAAAAAGTTGGTGAGTTTCTATTGCTTTATCCTTGAAACTTGGTCTTGCAAGGAGCTCTCCCACTCTTGTTAAATGTAAAGAATATTCATGCCTCTTCAATTGTAAATTCGTAAAATTCAAAGCAATCTAcacataatattttttcaaattcaaattatttattaactaTTTCATTAGTTTAAAATATGATTTACAACATGTAAAGAATTTCTGCATTGTTACAAttct
This genomic interval from Nilaparvata lugens isolate BPH unplaced genomic scaffold, ASM1435652v1 scaffold8510, whole genome shotgun sequence contains the following:
- the LOC111055717 gene encoding zinc finger protein Aiolos-like, with the translated sequence MKNEPSHSNTAIHQMATVAVDSSQEPAPECSTAFAPTDNDFSQQHYLIPGYNLIFIKEEDTQDGEDISEEVDFGAVKSEAEMWPSISGTANATEVGELDAHSISPAEKCTEPTVAGKETKLYICADCSYETTRIAALKSHIRTHTGETPFSCNFCDYKCATLGNLKRHIRTHTGEKPFSCDLCDYNFVTTNLLNQVI